In one window of Henckelia pumila isolate YLH828 chromosome 1, ASM3356847v2, whole genome shotgun sequence DNA:
- the LOC140861469 gene encoding uncharacterized protein: MARFLCGLNREIQDQEELRHCFDLDEMVQMDMKVEQQLKRRGAGRVTSGGGSSTSWRPNVAKREDIKPVCQGLGHIGSQCPNKNLMIINACGDIESERETEQDIENYDDMATLKDPDDEGSGAVIGELLVTRRFLNAQPKEEEESQQENIFQTRCFVNGKMCSLIIDGGSCTNVASCELVEKIGVAYFKESSTISFAEFKELFPQELPQGLQPLREIEHQIDFVPGSALPNRPAYRSNPEETKELQKQVSELLDKGFVHKSMSPCAVLVFKIDLKSGYHQISIRDGDEWKTAFKMKYGLYEWMVMTFGLTNATSTFMRLMNHVLRAYIRKFVVVYFNDILLYSKNLLDHVEHLRFVLITLKVEHLYANLKKCVFCTKELVFFGFVGSAQGVRFDEEKVSAIRDWPTPTSIGQFRSFMGLQDSTGGVRNGGVLMKGGKLVAYFSEKLNGAALNYPTYDKEFYALVRVLETW; encoded by the exons ATGGCACGTTTCTTGTGTGGGTTGAATAGGGAGATCCAAGATCAAGAGGAGCTTCGTCATTGCTTTGATCTGGATGAGATGGTACAAATGGACATGAAAGTGGAGCAACAGCTCAAGCGGCGGGGAGCTGGTCGAGTTACATCCGGTGGAGGGTCGTCGACTTCTTGGCGTCCAAATgttgcaaaacgggaggatATCAAACCGGT atgtcaaggtctTGGTCACATTGGTAGCCAATGcccaaataaaaatttaatgatTATTAATGCTTGTGGTGATATTGAATCTGAGAGAGAGACAGAACAGGATATTgaaaattatgatgatatgGCTACCTTGAAGGATCCCGATGATGAAGGATCTGGTGCGGTGATTGGTGAACTGTTGGTGACTAGGAGATTTTTAAATGCCCAACCTAAGGAGGAGGAAGAGAGTcagcaagaaaatatttttcaaactcGTTGTTTTGTGAATGGCAAAATGTGCAGTCTCATTATTGATGGTGGGAGTTGTACAAATGTAGCTAGTTGTGAGTTGGTGGAGAAAATTGGGGTTGCCTACTTTAAAGAATCCTCAACCATATCGTTTGCA GAGTTCAAGGAGTTGTTTCCACAAGAGTTACCTCAAGGGTTACAACCTTTGAGAGAGATTGAGCATCAAATAGACTTCGTACCCGGGAGTGCGTTGCCGAAccgtccagcttataggagcaaTCCAGAGGAGACAAAGGAACTGCAAAAACAGGTAAGCGAACTTctagataaaggttttgtgcaTAAGTCGATGTCACCATGTGCGGTGCTTGTATT CAAGATTGATCTTAAgagtggttatcatcaaattagtaTAAGAGATGgagatgagtggaaaactgcgTTCAAAATGAAGTATGGGTTGTATGAATGGATGGTTATGacttttggtttgactaatgcaacTAGTACTTTTATGCGTctaatgaatcatgttttgcgtgcataTATTAGGAAATTCGTGGTTGTCTACTTTAATGACATTTTGTTGTATAGCAAGAACTTACTTGATCATGTGGAACATTTGAGGTTTGTACTAATCACTTTGAAAGTTGAACATTTATATGCTAATctgaaaaagtgtgtgttttgtacaaaagaactcgTGTTTTTTGGGTTTGTTGGGAGTGCACAAGGTGTAAGATTTGATGAAGAAAAGGTGAGTGCCATTAGAGATTGGCCGACTCCTACGTCTATTGGACAATTTCGAAGTTTCATGGGCTTGCAGGATTCTACAGGAG GTGTAAGAAATGGAGGAGTGTTGATGAAAGGAGGGAAGCTAGTGGCATATTTCAGTGAAAAGTTGAATGGGGCAGCGTTGAATTATCCAACGTATGATAAAGAGTTTTATGCTTTAGTGCGAGTGCTCGAGACATGGTag